A genomic region of Papaver somniferum cultivar HN1 chromosome 7, ASM357369v1, whole genome shotgun sequence contains the following coding sequences:
- the LOC113296958 gene encoding subtilisin-like protease SBT3.9 has product MQIESLFSSLPFLSLILFSLVVTIMATGDSEVHIVYCEKPEGEEPEAYHLRTLTTVLGSEEAAKDAILYSYKTAASGFSAKLTPEQVTQITEQPGVLQVVKSQTYQLQGGATGGVSGIH; this is encoded by the exons ATGCAGATAGAAAGCTTATTTTCATCATTACCATTCTTATCTTTGATATTGTTTTCGTTAGTTGTGACGATCATGGCAACCGGTGATTCAGAAGTTCATATTGTTTACTGTGAAAAGCCTGAAGGGGAAGAACCTGAAGCTTATCATCTTAGAACCCTAACTACTGTTCTTGGAAG CGAGGAGGCAGCAAAAGATGCAATCTTATACAGTTACAAGACTGCTGCTAGTGGGTTTTCTGCAAAACTTACTCCTGAACAGGTCACACAGATCACAG AGCAACCAGGAGTTCTTCAGGTGGTGAAGAGCCAGACATACCAATTGCAGGGAGGAGCAACTGGAGGAGTCAGCGGCATACATTGA